DNA from Chloracidobacterium sp.:
CGTTTTATTGCCGTTGCGATACGACGCTGATCCTTTGCGGTTATGCCCGAGATACGTCGCGGCATGATCTTTCCACGTTCCGGAATGAATTGCCGAAGATACTCAACGTCTTTCCAATCTACATAATCGGGAACGACCTGACGCGGACGTCGGCGTTGAAACCGCCTCGGCATTTTGTCGCCAAACGCATCGTCACCGTTAATAAACTCCCTGTCGAGGGGTGCATCCATTTCTTTCTCTGCCATATCTAACTCCTGTTATGCTTCCGCTCCCTCATTCTTTTCA
Protein-coding regions in this window:
- a CDS encoding 30S ribosomal protein S18; its protein translation is MPRRFQRRRPRQVVPDYVDWKDVEYLRQFIPERGKIMPRRISGITAKDQRRIATAIKRARTMAMLPFVSE